In the bacterium genome, GCCGTCGCGAGCCGTCAATGTGCAACGACGAAGCGGGGAACGCCCGTGGGCGGCGCGCAGGGCACTTTCCACCGGATCCACCGCCAGTGGGGAAGGACTGGTTTTCGAGAAATGGACCAGTGTGGGCAAGGGACGGCCTTCCGCCTCGACAAGCGACCATCCCGTATGGGCGACGGCCAGTGAGTTCATAAACGCAACAATCCCCAACGCATCGGTGATAATGACGGCATCGTCCAGCCCGTTGAGGGTTGCGTCCAGACGTTGATGATGGCGCCGGATTTCTTTTTCTATGGCATGCCGGTGGATCGCCAACTCGACCGCGGCACGCAAGCCATTGTCACTGAAAGGCTTGACGATGTAGCCGTGGGGGCGGGTGGTTTTGGCTCGCTCCAGGGTCTCGTGATCGGCGTGGGCCGTCAGGAAAACGATGGGCACATCATGTTGGTTGTCAATCTCGGTGGCGGCGGTGATTCCGTCCATCTCGCCGGCCAGGAGGATATCCATAAGCACCAGATCAGGCCGGGTTTCCGTAACGGCGGCAAGGGTTTCCTCACCCGTGGCGATGGTACCGACGCAATTGTACCCCAGCGCCTCCAGCGAGCGGCGGATGGCAAGGGCCGTAAGAGCATCGTCTTCGACCGCCAGAATTCGTGGCTTAGACATTCTATTCATCTCAGATATTGCAGTTCCCATTTCTATAGAACAAACCGTATGCCAGTGAATCAGACCGGAATGCCCACCGCTCGTTGCCCGGTTTTCCATTCGTTGCTTGAGGTTACTCGCAGAAGAAAAAGACCCGAAGTCGGGTCGTTCCGGTTCAGAATGCTGCCATTCCACAGCGGTTGGACAACGGAAACATAATGGATGACCTCGATAGTCGTGGTCTCCGAACCACTGTAACCTCAAGGATGCGCGTGATAGGACCACCAGAACAAACTGCTCCGAATAATCCCGGGGCGAAGGTTCGAATGGCGGATGATCTCGTGCCCTTCGGCTGCCGTCAGCGGCTTGCGAAGCTCACCGACGAAGAATCCCAGCCATGATCGCCGCAGATCGTAGAGAAACAGATGACCATTGAGCTTGAGTACGCGCTCGATTTCGTTCAGCATGGCCGGCGGATTCTCGACGATGTGAAGCATGAATGTATTGATGACGACGTCGAACGAGTCGTCCTCGAACGGCAGGCTCTCCACGCTTGCCTTCTCGAAGCGGGATCGCGAGGCAATTCCTTTCTCCTCTGCAAGTAAGCGGGCCATTTCGAGAAGCGGTTCCGAGAGGTCCACCCCCACGATCTCGGTTTCGGGAAAGGCGCGCGCGACCTCGATCGCGACTCCTCCGAAACCACAGCCAGAGTCGAGGATTCGACCGCCATGAAATCCGGCTTTGCGTAGACTGCCGGCGAGCTGTTTTCCCAACATCTGCATGTGCCGGCCATGCCCCGATTTGTATCGCGCGGCGAACTCGGGATCATCAAAAACGCGCGGATGGGGGAGAGGAATTTGCCTCAAGGGGACTCCTGATTCGAATACCTGATCTTGCTTTTGTTGAAATCGGCTTACTCAGTCGGAATAAACAAGACTATGGCAGATTGTCAAGCCTGCTGACGTGTGGCACATGGGACAGTCAACGTCCTCTTTCAGGCGAGTTTTCGAGGTCTTTGAGAGTAAACCGGCAGAGAATACGCCGATTCTCGGGCATTTCGGGGCTTTTGGAGTCTACAACCAATCGTATGATACGCCAAACCCTGAGCTTAGCCATAGGTTGGGCTTCGTTGCGAAAAGGATTTTTTTTCAGTGAATCTCTTGACTTTACAGGAGGCTACATGTAGAATATATCACGATCCTGTAAAATTCTGGACATGGCGGTTCGGAATCGGTGGGGGAGATTCGCATCTGATAGGCGCAGCAACCGGCTGATCCGTGACTTCTTGCCAAGAATCGGGCGATGAGTGGAGAAGAACTCTGTCCGTTTTTCCCGAGGAACACCGCGGACGGCGAATGTGACGAGACGGCCTATCAGAAAACAGTCGGTGAAAACAGCCCACTCCGGCATGAGGGAGGGCTGGATTCACTCGACCCGCCTGCACGTGGTCATGTACAGTGCGCTGCTGGTGGCGACTCCCTTCGTCATGCTTCAGAGCTTCTTGCAGCAGGCCGTTTCCCGCCTCTCCCGCTTTTCCTTTCCCGCTCTCGGACAAGAAATACCGATTGTCCCTACGGTTGCTCTCCTTGCAGTTGTCGCTCTCCTTGTTGCCTTCCGTTCCAAGCTCACTCTGCGCCGCATCGCAGCCGGTGGAATTGCCCTGCTGCTGATTGCCCTCGCGCAGCAATTCACGGACTACTACGCCGCCCACCGCTTCTACGATCTGCAGCAGAACTGGCACTACATCGCCTACGGGATTTTCGCCTTCGTCATGTATCGCGATCTCGCTCCGCGCGGCATGCCCCTCCATCGCATTCTGTTGCTCATCTATTTCTGCGCGCTTCTGTATTCTTCATTCGACGAAGCCTTTCAGAAGCACATGAGCAATCGTGTCTTCGATATCAGCGACATCGCCAAGGACTCCTGGGGTTCGGTGATCGGCATGGTTCTGCTGCTGCTCGGCGGGAAACACGCCGACGCGCTGATCGCGGACTGGAAACGACTCCGTCACGGAAAGCTTCGGGATTATATCCATCATCCCATGACCCTGCTTACGCTCATGACGGTCGGTACGTTCCTTCTTCTGATCATCGGTTCCCTGCTGACCGACTATGAACACTTGACCACGGTGATCCTACTCGCTCTGGGCGCGTTCGTGCTGTTCTTTCTCGTCCTGCATTGCAGCCAG is a window encoding:
- a CDS encoding response regulator, whose translation is MSKPRILAVEDDALTALAIRRSLEALGYNCVGTIATGEETLAAVTETRPDLVLMDILLAGEMDGITAATEIDNQHDVPIVFLTAHADHETLERAKTTRPHGYIVKPFSDNGLRAAVELAIHRHAIEKEIRRHHQRLDATLNGLDDAVIITDALGIVAFMNSLAVAHTGWSLVEAEGRPLPTLVHFSKTSPSPLAVDPVESALRAAHGRSPLRRCTLTARDGSRHGLELASFALRDRNDMVLGVAIIFRTAGTGLLSEFEERTRYVYRELFQDMNTLGSALVVCAWCRRVQDAEGRWVPMESMELKYASRWITHGICPTCQINVMGRDEPTTTDE
- a CDS encoding class I SAM-dependent methyltransferase, with amino-acid sequence MRQIPLPHPRVFDDPEFAARYKSGHGRHMQMLGKQLAGSLRKAGFHGGRILDSGCGFGGVAIEVARAFPETEIVGVDLSEPLLEMARLLAEEKGIASRSRFEKASVESLPFEDDSFDVVINTFMLHIVENPPAMLNEIERVLKLNGHLFLYDLRRSWLGFFVGELRKPLTAAEGHEIIRHSNLRPGIIRSSLFWWSYHAHP
- a CDS encoding VanZ family protein, with the translated sequence MKTAHSGMREGWIHSTRLHVVMYSALLVATPFVMLQSFLQQAVSRLSRFSFPALGQEIPIVPTVALLAVVALLVAFRSKLTLRRIAAGGIALLLIALAQQFTDYYAAHRFYDLQQNWHYIAYGIFAFVMYRDLAPRGMPLHRILLLIYFCALLYSSFDEAFQKHMSNRVFDISDIAKDSWGSVIGMVLLLLGGKHADALIADWKRLRHGKLRDYIHHPMTLLTLMTVGTFLLLIIGSLLTDYEHLTTVILLALGAFVLFFLVLHCSQYRVCKYTFLGILVAGVAVQSYSYYTYRDRCITHNQFGLTVYKGIPIVFFDVLFYPDRTFRLVDKKHDFNQLDRAFFLKQETDILVIGCGAQNRGGNGFPRKTPCQFIYNPFTKRGTQVILEPTPQACETFNRLRKEGKNVLFVLHNTC